A genomic window from Flavobacterium hankyongi includes:
- a CDS encoding acyl carrier protein, translating into MSDIASRVKAIIVDKLGVDENEVVTEASFTNDLGADSLDTVELIMEFEKEFDIQIPDDQAENIATVGQAISYIEEAKK; encoded by the coding sequence ATGTCAGACATTGCATCAAGAGTAAAAGCGATTATCGTAGACAAATTAGGTGTTGACGAAAACGAAGTTGTTACAGAAGCAAGCTTCACTAACGATTTAGGGGCTGATTCATTAGACACTGTTGAGCTAATTATGGAGTTCGAAAAAGAATTCGATATTCAAATTCCAGATGATCAAGCTGAAAACATTGCTACTGTAGGTCAAGCTATTTCTTACATCGAAGAAGCTAAAAAATAA
- a CDS encoding CYTH domain-containing protein: MLEIERKFLVNNLDFITLATTKNRIVQGYLNSTPERTVRVRIKGNKGFLTIKGISNEAGTTRMEWEKEIDIQDAEQLLSLCEKGIIDKIRHEIPIGKHTYEVDIFFGENEGLVMAEIELQSEDEAFEKPSWLGQEITSDKRYYNAYLSNNPYKNW, translated from the coding sequence ATGTTAGAAATTGAACGCAAATTTTTAGTCAACAATCTTGATTTTATCACATTGGCTACTACAAAAAACAGAATTGTACAAGGTTATCTAAATTCGACTCCTGAAAGAACTGTCCGTGTGCGTATAAAAGGCAACAAAGGATTCTTGACCATAAAAGGAATAAGCAATGAAGCTGGCACAACCAGAATGGAATGGGAGAAAGAAATTGATATCCAAGATGCTGAACAATTATTATCCCTTTGCGAAAAAGGAATCATAGACAAAATACGACACGAGATACCCATAGGCAAACACACCTATGAAGTAGATATTTTTTTTGGTGAAAACGAAGGTTTAGTTATGGCCGAAATAGAACTTCAAAGTGAAGATGAAGCCTTCGAAAAACCATCTTGGTTGGGCCAAGAAATTACGTCAGACAAACGTTATTACAACGCTTATCTGAGTAATAATCCTTATAAAAATTGGTGA
- the pyk gene encoding pyruvate kinase has translation MPTSKKTKIVATLGPACSTKEVIKKMIEEGVNVFRINFSHADYDDVAERIRIIREINQENNYNTAILADLQGPKLRVGVMKEDVVVKEGDLVTFQTTDDVPGTPDNVYMTYKSFPQDVKPGEKILLDDGKLIFEAVSSDKKANKVVCRVIQGGPLKSKKGVNLPNTKVSLPALTKKDIKDAIFAIENQVDWIALSFVRTPEDLKDLRDLIDKHSRHKIPIVAKIEKPEAVENIDKIVAHCDGLMVARGDLGVELPAHEVPLIQKKLIHRAKLARIPVIVATQMMETMITSLTPTRAEVNDVANSVMDGADAVMLSGETSVGNYPVQVIEKMTQIIEAVEDSPLVQIPQKQPQIKTNRFITKHICYHASILANDIDAKAITTLTNSGYTAFQVSAWRPNAHILVFTSNRRILTQLNLLWGVDAFYYDKFVSTDDTIDDINKIAQESKFVSKGDLLVNLAAMPVANKGMVNTLRISEIE, from the coding sequence ATGCCTACAAGTAAAAAAACTAAAATTGTAGCTACTCTTGGGCCTGCATGCAGCACAAAAGAAGTTATAAAAAAAATGATCGAAGAAGGTGTTAATGTGTTTCGCATTAATTTCTCACATGCCGATTATGATGATGTTGCCGAAAGAATTAGAATTATACGTGAAATAAATCAGGAGAACAATTACAATACCGCAATTTTAGCTGACTTACAAGGTCCAAAATTACGTGTTGGTGTAATGAAAGAAGATGTCGTGGTAAAAGAAGGAGATCTAGTAACTTTCCAAACCACTGATGATGTACCAGGAACTCCTGACAATGTATACATGACCTATAAATCTTTTCCACAAGATGTTAAGCCAGGTGAAAAAATTTTGTTAGACGATGGAAAGTTAATTTTCGAAGCGGTTTCTAGCGATAAAAAAGCGAACAAAGTCGTTTGTAGAGTAATTCAAGGAGGACCTTTAAAATCTAAAAAAGGGGTAAACTTACCTAATACTAAAGTATCGCTTCCAGCTTTGACTAAAAAAGACATTAAGGATGCTATTTTTGCTATCGAAAATCAAGTAGATTGGATTGCTTTATCTTTCGTGAGAACTCCAGAAGATTTAAAAGATTTAAGAGATTTAATTGACAAACATTCACGACATAAAATTCCAATTGTTGCTAAAATCGAAAAACCAGAAGCGGTAGAAAATATCGATAAAATTGTTGCTCATTGTGATGGTTTAATGGTTGCCCGTGGAGATCTAGGTGTAGAACTTCCTGCACATGAAGTACCATTAATTCAAAAGAAATTAATCCACAGAGCAAAGTTAGCTCGTATCCCTGTTATTGTGGCAACACAAATGATGGAAACCATGATTACCAGCTTAACACCTACACGTGCGGAAGTGAATGACGTTGCTAACTCAGTTATGGATGGAGCAGATGCGGTGATGCTTTCAGGAGAAACATCTGTTGGAAATTATCCTGTACAGGTAATCGAAAAAATGACTCAAATTATTGAGGCTGTTGAAGATTCTCCATTGGTGCAAATTCCTCAAAAACAACCCCAAATAAAAACAAATCGTTTTATCACTAAACACATTTGTTATCACGCCTCTATTTTAGCTAACGATATAGACGCAAAAGCCATTACGACTTTAACAAATAGCGGTTATACTGCATTTCAAGTTTCAGCTTGGAGACCTAATGCCCATATTTTAGTTTTTACTTCAAACCGCCGTATTTTAACGCAGTTAAATTTACTTTGGGGAGTAGATGCCTTTTATTACGATAAATTTGTAAGTACAGACGATACGATTGATGACATCAATAAAATAGCACAAGAAAGTAAGTTTGTTTCTAAAGGAGATTTACTAGTAAACCTTGCAGCTATGCCAGTTGCTAACAAAGGAATGGTAAATACGTTAAGAATATCTGAAATAGAATAA
- a CDS encoding septal ring lytic transglycosylase RlpA family protein, with translation MINRFLLVITTIITVILVSSFSCKNFKKDQPLFYMPVDTVKQDTVKVDTTLIDSLVIEKEGDYNYKLYKSNSHASYYSNRFNGRRTASGQRFDNNKFTAAHRKFAFGTKLRITNLRNKKSVIVTVNDRGPHVRSREIDLTKRAFKYLAVNKAAGEMRVKIEIAVKK, from the coding sequence ATGATAAATAGATTTTTATTGGTAATTACCACGATAATAACAGTAATACTTGTTTCAAGCTTTTCATGTAAAAATTTCAAGAAGGATCAGCCTTTGTTTTACATGCCAGTTGATACTGTAAAGCAAGATACAGTTAAAGTTGATACTACCTTAATTGATAGTCTTGTAATTGAAAAAGAAGGAGATTACAATTATAAATTATATAAAAGTAATTCTCACGCATCTTATTACTCCAATAGATTTAATGGAAGGCGCACTGCAAGTGGTCAACGTTTCGATAATAATAAATTTACAGCAGCACATCGTAAATTTGCTTTTGGGACCAAATTAAGAATTACTAATTTAAGAAATAAGAAATCGGTAATTGTTACTGTAAACGATCGTGGTCCTCACGTTAGAAGTCGCGAAATTGATTTAACAAAGAGGGCATTCAAATATCTGGCAGTTAATAAGGCTGCAGGCGAGATGAGAGTAAAAATTGAAATAGCTGTAAAAAAATAA
- the fabF gene encoding beta-ketoacyl-ACP synthase II gives MQLKRVVVTGLGALTPIGNNLQEYWNALISGKSGAAPITYYDTEKHKTKFACEVKNFNVEDYIDKKEARRMDKFAQYAIVASDEAIKDSGLDLEKINKYRVGVIWGAGIGGLETFQEEVLAYAKGDGTPRFNPFFIPKMIADIAPGHISMRNGFMGPNYTTVSACASSANALVDAFNYIRLGMCDVIVSGGSEAAVTIAGMGGFNSMQALSTRNESPETASRPFDATRDGFVLGEGAGALVLEEYEHAKARGAKIYCEVGGCGMSSDAYHLTAPHPEGIGVIAVIKNCLQDAGLNPEDVDHINTHGTSTPLGDIAELKAISAVFGDHAKNININSTKSMTGHLLGAAGAIEAIASILAIKNGIIPPTINHSVVDENIDPSLNLTLNKAQNREVKVAMSNTFGFGGHNACVLFKKAE, from the coding sequence ATGCAATTAAAGCGAGTAGTAGTAACAGGATTAGGAGCCTTAACACCAATAGGAAATAATCTTCAGGAATATTGGAACGCATTAATAAGCGGAAAAAGTGGTGCCGCTCCTATCACATATTATGACACTGAAAAACACAAAACTAAATTCGCTTGTGAGGTAAAAAACTTCAACGTAGAGGATTATATAGATAAAAAAGAAGCTAGAAGAATGGATAAATTTGCACAGTATGCTATTGTTGCAAGTGATGAAGCCATTAAAGATTCTGGTTTAGATTTAGAAAAAATCAACAAATATAGAGTTGGTGTAATTTGGGGGGCAGGTATTGGAGGTTTAGAAACTTTCCAAGAGGAAGTTTTAGCTTATGCTAAAGGTGACGGAACTCCACGTTTCAATCCTTTCTTTATCCCAAAAATGATTGCTGATATTGCTCCAGGACACATTTCAATGAGGAATGGATTCATGGGACCTAACTACACAACAGTCTCTGCATGTGCTTCATCGGCCAATGCTTTAGTTGATGCTTTTAATTACATTCGTTTAGGTATGTGTGATGTAATTGTTTCTGGGGGCTCAGAAGCAGCTGTAACTATTGCTGGTATGGGAGGGTTCAACTCAATGCAAGCATTATCTACAAGAAATGAAAGTCCTGAAACCGCCTCAAGACCTTTTGACGCTACTCGTGACGGATTTGTTCTTGGAGAAGGTGCTGGAGCATTAGTTTTAGAAGAATATGAACATGCAAAAGCACGTGGCGCAAAAATATATTGTGAAGTAGGTGGTTGTGGTATGTCATCAGATGCTTATCACTTAACAGCTCCACATCCAGAAGGAATTGGTGTGATTGCAGTTATAAAAAACTGTTTGCAAGATGCTGGTTTAAATCCTGAAGATGTTGATCATATCAACACCCATGGTACGTCAACCCCACTTGGCGATATTGCTGAATTGAAAGCAATTAGTGCAGTTTTTGGTGATCATGCTAAAAACATTAATATCAATTCGACTAAATCGATGACAGGTCACTTATTAGGTGCTGCGGGTGCTATTGAAGCTATTGCTTCAATTTTAGCTATCAAAAATGGAATTATTCCTCCAACTATAAATCACAGTGTAGTTGATGAAAATATTGACCCATCATTAAACCTAACATTAAACAAAGCGCAAAACAGAGAAGTTAAAGTAGCAATGAGCAACACTTTTGGTTTTGGCGGACATAACGCTTGCGTTTTATTTAAAAAAGCTGAGTAA
- a CDS encoding TonB-dependent receptor, whose amino-acid sequence MKKWLLTALFFLSITTVFAQGKISGIIQDNNGALPGANVVIEGTSTGTSTSFDGTFSLNAATSKGNVVVSFLGFTSKTIPFTIVNGQADLGTIVLSDEGNVLGEVVITSTVIDVAKDRKTPVAVSTIKASEIKEKLGNQEFPEMLANTPSVYATKSGGGFGDSRINIRGFAQENIAVMVNGMPVNDMENSAVFWSNWAGLSDVTSAMQVQRGLGSSKLAISSVGGTINIITRTSDMKEGGSFTATLGNNDYIKTVGSYSTGKMKNGLSASILLGNAQGNMYADGTQFSAQNYFIGLGYEINDKHDLQFTFTGAPQWHNQRSAAPTIAQYLKYGGGSEPNRKYNSDWGVLNGEQYSFRTNFYHKPIASLNYNWKINDKTKLSTVFYGSWGRGGGSNGAGAIRGNRFFADNLRLTDGTINMNLIQAWNSGYPTSLGTRSQVGGAYQNSASTSNNLTNGISKISSVNSHDWYGGIINLNRKLSESFTLDFGLDARTYRGYHFQVLNDLIGATNYSDNFDVNNVNDAGVQQPRILSETYSTRPSFNPLTDVKGQEKINYNNDGLVRWYGAFTQLEYTQGNLSAFVQGAISQQGFKRVDYFKYKSSDPLSSTDFENILGGNVKGGANYNINEKHNVFLNAGYYSKQPFFNAVYPNNASLVNGNLVNEKILGFEAGYGFRSSIFNANLNLYHTTWKDRYQRSTDNAADNPGGYYDFAGITEIHSGVELDVNARIMDKLRLNGMFSYGNWVYDGNSTSNRYDANNAPIAGGTSQTLYLDKVKVGNVAQMTASVGADYEVVKNLRFDANYRFSDKLYAFISPGSFSVEGHKGSLELPSYGLLDTGVSFKIHRTKDSKDSFNLRLNINNLLDEVYIAESRSNIFADDKVSTAANAPTYQQAGRTYDGVADANTVYFGYGRTWNLTFRYEF is encoded by the coding sequence ATGAAAAAATGGCTTTTAACAGCTTTGTTTTTCTTGAGTATTACAACGGTATTTGCTCAAGGAAAAATTTCAGGAATTATTCAAGATAACAATGGAGCTCTTCCAGGAGCAAATGTTGTTATCGAAGGAACTTCTACAGGAACTTCTACAAGTTTTGATGGGACTTTCTCTCTAAATGCAGCAACATCAAAAGGAAATGTTGTTGTTTCTTTTTTAGGTTTTACTTCAAAAACCATTCCTTTCACAATCGTAAATGGTCAAGCAGATCTTGGAACAATTGTTTTATCTGACGAAGGCAATGTATTAGGAGAAGTAGTTATTACTTCTACAGTAATTGATGTGGCTAAAGACAGAAAAACACCAGTTGCTGTTTCAACTATTAAAGCATCAGAGATCAAAGAAAAATTAGGAAACCAAGAATTCCCGGAAATGCTAGCTAATACTCCATCGGTTTATGCTACTAAATCAGGAGGAGGTTTTGGTGATTCAAGAATCAATATTCGTGGATTTGCTCAGGAAAATATTGCAGTAATGGTTAATGGTATGCCAGTAAATGATATGGAGAACAGTGCTGTTTTCTGGAGTAACTGGGCAGGTTTGTCTGATGTTACATCTGCAATGCAAGTGCAAAGAGGTTTAGGATCTTCTAAGTTAGCAATATCTTCTGTTGGAGGGACTATTAATATTATTACTAGAACTTCTGATATGAAAGAAGGAGGTTCTTTCACAGCAACATTGGGTAATAATGACTATATTAAAACTGTTGGTTCTTATTCTACAGGTAAAATGAAAAATGGTTTGTCTGCATCAATTTTGTTAGGAAATGCTCAAGGTAATATGTATGCTGACGGTACTCAATTTTCTGCACAAAACTATTTTATTGGTTTAGGATATGAAATCAACGATAAGCATGATTTGCAATTTACTTTTACAGGAGCTCCACAATGGCATAACCAAAGAAGTGCTGCTCCAACTATAGCTCAATATTTAAAATATGGAGGAGGAAGTGAGCCTAATAGAAAATACAACTCAGATTGGGGTGTTTTAAATGGTGAACAATATAGTTTTAGAACTAATTTCTACCATAAGCCTATCGCTTCATTAAATTATAACTGGAAAATTAATGATAAAACCAAACTCTCAACAGTATTTTATGGTTCTTGGGGACGTGGAGGAGGATCTAATGGAGCAGGAGCTATCAGAGGTAATAGATTTTTTGCAGATAATTTGAGATTGACTGACGGAACTATTAATATGAATTTAATCCAAGCTTGGAACTCAGGTTATCCAACATCACTTGGAACTAGATCACAAGTAGGAGGAGCTTATCAAAATAGTGCTTCAACTTCTAACAACCTAACAAACGGTATTTCAAAAATTTCTTCTGTAAACTCACATGATTGGTATGGTGGAATTATTAATTTGAATAGAAAATTAAGCGAAAGCTTTACATTAGATTTTGGTTTAGATGCGAGAACATATAGAGGATACCATTTTCAAGTATTAAATGATCTTATTGGGGCTACAAATTATTCAGATAATTTTGATGTTAACAATGTTAATGACGCAGGTGTACAACAGCCAAGAATTTTGTCGGAAACTTATTCTACAAGACCAAGTTTTAACCCTCTTACTGATGTGAAAGGTCAAGAAAAAATAAACTATAATAATGATGGTTTAGTTAGATGGTATGGTGCCTTTACTCAATTAGAATATACTCAAGGAAACTTGTCTGCATTTGTGCAAGGAGCAATTTCTCAACAAGGATTTAAACGAGTTGATTATTTTAAATACAAATCTAGTGATCCATTAAGCTCAACTGATTTTGAAAATATTCTTGGAGGAAATGTAAAAGGAGGAGCAAATTATAATATTAATGAAAAACACAACGTGTTTTTAAATGCAGGTTATTATTCTAAACAACCTTTCTTTAATGCTGTATATCCTAATAATGCATCTTTAGTTAATGGTAATTTAGTAAATGAGAAAATTTTAGGATTTGAAGCAGGTTATGGATTCCGTTCTTCAATATTTAATGCAAACTTAAATTTATATCACACTACTTGGAAAGATAGATACCAACGTTCTACAGACAATGCTGCAGATAATCCAGGGGGATATTATGACTTTGCTGGGATTACAGAAATTCACTCTGGTGTTGAGTTAGATGTAAATGCTAGAATTATGGATAAGTTAAGATTGAATGGTATGTTCTCTTATGGTAACTGGGTATATGATGGAAATAGTACTAGTAATAGATATGACGCAAATAATGCACCTATTGCAGGAGGTACTTCTCAGACTCTATATTTAGATAAAGTTAAGGTAGGGAATGTTGCTCAAATGACAGCGTCTGTTGGTGCTGATTATGAAGTAGTTAAAAATTTAAGATTTGATGCTAATTATCGTTTTTCTGATAAATTGTATGCTTTTATTTCACCTGGTAGCTTTTCTGTAGAAGGACATAAAGGATCTTTGGAATTACCATCTTATGGATTGCTTGATACAGGTGTGTCATTTAAAATTCATAGAACTAAGGATAGTAAAGATTCATTTAATTTAAGACTTAATATAAACAATTTATTAGACGAAGTTTATATTGCTGAGTCTAGATCAAATATTTTTGCTGATGATAAAGTTAGTACAGCAGCTAATGCTCCTACTTATCAACAAGCAGGAAGAACATATGATGGAGTTGCAGATGCAAATACTGTTTACTTCGGTTATGGTAGAACTTGGAACTTAACTTTCCGTTACGAATTCTAA
- the dinB gene encoding DNA polymerase IV, whose translation MEENQTRKIIHVDMDAFYASVEQMDNPELKGKPLAVGGNELRGVVSAASYEARKFGVRSAMSGVQAKRLCPGLIFVRPRFARYKEISKKIRAIFKDYTDLVEPLSLDEAYLDVTVNKKGNPSATLIAQEIRKRIYEEVGLTASAGISVNKFVAKIASDYNKPNGQKTINPEEVESFLEGLDVKKFFGIGKVTAEKMYQLGIYTGSDLKAKSIEYLDEHFGKSGRHYYYLVRGISNSAVKPNRTAKSVAAEHTFYTNLTSEIFMEEKLERIAEELSRRLQKHKISGKTVTLKIKYSDFTQQTRSKTLPYFISDKGLLFENAKELLYQEKMKDSVRLLGISLSNLNTEIKKTVVVQLRFEF comes from the coding sequence ATGGAAGAAAACCAAACGCGTAAAATAATTCATGTTGACATGGATGCTTTCTATGCCTCTGTAGAACAAATGGACAACCCTGAACTAAAAGGGAAACCATTGGCTGTAGGTGGAAATGAATTACGTGGAGTAGTTTCGGCGGCAAGTTATGAGGCTAGGAAGTTTGGCGTGCGAAGTGCTATGAGTGGTGTGCAAGCCAAGCGTTTATGTCCCGGTCTAATATTTGTTAGACCTCGTTTTGCTCGATATAAAGAAATTTCTAAGAAGATTAGAGCTATTTTTAAGGATTATACTGATTTAGTTGAACCTCTTTCCTTAGATGAGGCTTATCTTGATGTTACGGTTAATAAAAAGGGCAATCCTAGCGCTACTTTAATCGCTCAGGAAATTAGGAAACGAATTTATGAAGAAGTTGGGCTTACAGCATCGGCTGGAATCTCAGTAAATAAATTTGTCGCAAAAATAGCTTCCGATTATAATAAACCTAACGGCCAAAAAACAATAAATCCCGAAGAAGTAGAATCTTTTTTAGAAGGTTTGGATGTTAAAAAATTCTTTGGAATTGGAAAGGTAACAGCAGAAAAAATGTACCAACTTGGAATTTATACTGGTTCCGATTTAAAAGCAAAATCGATAGAATATTTGGACGAGCATTTTGGTAAAAGTGGAAGACATTACTATTATTTGGTTAGAGGGATATCTAATAGTGCCGTAAAACCAAATAGAACTGCAAAATCTGTCGCAGCAGAGCATACTTTTTACACTAATTTGACTTCGGAGATTTTTATGGAAGAAAAATTAGAACGAATTGCTGAAGAACTTTCCCGAAGATTACAAAAACACAAAATATCTGGTAAAACAGTTACACTGAAAATTAAATACTCCGATTTTACACAGCAAACAAGAAGTAAAACGCTTCCCTATTTTATTTCAGACAAAGGATTGTTGTTTGAAAATGCTAAAGAATTACTGTATCAGGAGAAAATGAAAGACTCGGTTCGTTTACTTGGAATTTCCCTTTCTAATTTAAATACAGAAATAAAAAAAACCGTAGTGGTACAACTACGGTTTGAATTTTAA
- a CDS encoding IPExxxVDY family protein translates to MAIHKLQLEDFDQVDYQLIAIHTTLEDYRLAFKINQSLSIMLSKNENEIPIEINKQKTSFSRYTFEDEMEMMVWDLIQNKQEIELPVQNKNASLFEDSNVTTQVNLVSDLKKVDFFLKIEHDNQIKTKEIITKIKGIDLVSTVYEVDPNDIKSKNNLIF, encoded by the coding sequence ATGGCAATCCACAAATTACAACTGGAAGATTTTGATCAGGTAGATTATCAATTAATTGCCATTCATACAACATTAGAAGACTATAGATTAGCATTCAAAATAAATCAGTCACTATCTATAATGCTCTCAAAAAACGAAAACGAAATCCCAATTGAAATCAACAAACAAAAAACTTCATTCTCAAGATATACTTTTGAAGATGAAATGGAAATGATGGTCTGGGATTTAATTCAAAACAAACAAGAAATCGAATTACCTGTGCAAAATAAAAACGCTTCTTTATTTGAAGATAGCAACGTAACAACACAAGTAAATTTGGTATCTGATTTAAAAAAAGTAGATTTTTTTTTAAAAATCGAGCACGATAATCAAATTAAAACCAAAGAAATAATAACAAAAATAAAAGGAATCGATTTGGTAAGCACAGTATATGAAGTTGACCCAAATGATATCAAATCAAAAAACAATTTAATCTTTTAG
- the pgi gene encoding glucose-6-phosphate isomerase, translating to MSLPSVNPTQTLAWKKLKEHHSEIASITMQEMFASDSERADKFHIQWEDFLIDYSKNKINSKTVDLLLELANEVGLEKAIKSYFSGEAINQTENRAVLHTALRAKESDVFLIDGKNVVPEVFEVKSKIKSFTNQIISGEKKGFTNKSFTDIVNIGIGGSDLGPAMVVEALQFYKNHLNVHFVSNIDGDHVNEVLKKINPETTLFVVASKTFTTQETLTNAETIRSWFLQSAKQEDVAKHFVAVSTNINKVTEFGIDANNVFPMWDWVGGRFSLWSAVGLTISLAVGFDNFDQLLSGAHKMDVHFKEESFDKNIPVVLALLTIWYNNFFGAESEALIPYSQYLQKLAPYLQQGIMESNGKSVDRNGKLVDYETGTIIWGEPGTNSQHAFFQLIHQGTKLIPTDFIGFVKPLYGDENHHNKLMSNFFAQTEALLNGKTQTQVKEEFVKQGITSEQASFLLPYKVFSGDKPTNTILAKSLTPETLGSLISMYEHKIFVQGIIWNIFSYDQWGVELGKQLANSILNEINNSAIKSHDSSTNFLLNYYQKNR from the coding sequence ATGTCATTACCATCTGTAAATCCTACTCAAACTTTAGCTTGGAAAAAGTTAAAAGAGCATCATTCTGAAATTGCTAGTATTACTATGCAGGAAATGTTTGCTTCAGATTCTGAAAGAGCAGATAAATTTCATATACAATGGGAAGATTTTTTAATTGATTATTCTAAAAACAAGATTAACTCTAAGACTGTTGATCTATTGTTAGAATTGGCTAACGAAGTGGGTTTGGAAAAAGCAATTAAAAGTTATTTTTCGGGAGAAGCTATTAATCAAACGGAAAATCGCGCAGTGCTTCATACAGCTCTTAGGGCAAAAGAATCAGATGTTTTTTTAATTGATGGTAAAAATGTTGTTCCTGAAGTTTTTGAGGTTAAAAGCAAGATAAAATCTTTTACAAATCAAATAATTTCTGGAGAAAAGAAAGGCTTTACTAACAAGTCTTTTACAGATATTGTAAACATAGGAATTGGAGGTTCAGATCTTGGGCCAGCAATGGTAGTTGAAGCACTACAATTTTATAAAAACCATTTAAACGTACATTTTGTATCAAATATTGATGGTGATCATGTAAATGAAGTTTTAAAGAAAATAAACCCTGAAACTACTTTGTTTGTTGTGGCTTCTAAAACATTTACCACTCAAGAAACTTTGACCAATGCCGAAACCATTAGATCTTGGTTTTTGCAATCGGCTAAACAAGAAGATGTAGCTAAACATTTCGTAGCAGTTTCTACTAATATAAATAAAGTAACAGAATTTGGTATCGATGCCAATAATGTGTTTCCAATGTGGGATTGGGTTGGAGGCAGATTCTCTTTATGGAGTGCTGTTGGTCTTACAATTAGTTTGGCTGTTGGTTTTGATAATTTTGACCAACTTTTATCAGGAGCCCATAAAATGGATGTACACTTTAAAGAAGAATCTTTCGATAAAAACATTCCAGTTGTATTAGCGTTACTAACTATTTGGTACAATAATTTTTTTGGTGCCGAAAGTGAAGCTTTAATTCCGTATTCACAATATTTGCAAAAATTAGCACCATACCTTCAACAGGGAATTATGGAAAGTAATGGTAAAAGCGTAGATAGAAACGGTAAATTAGTTGACTATGAAACAGGAACCATTATTTGGGGTGAACCAGGAACAAATTCACAGCATGCTTTTTTCCAATTAATACATCAAGGAACAAAACTAATTCCAACTGATTTTATTGGATTTGTTAAACCACTATATGGAGATGAAAATCACCATAACAAATTGATGTCTAATTTTTTCGCTCAAACTGAGGCATTATTAAATGGTAAAACTCAAACTCAAGTTAAAGAGGAATTTGTTAAGCAAGGAATAACTAGTGAACAAGCAAGTTTCTTACTGCCTTATAAAGTTTTTTCTGGAGATAAGCCTACAAACACAATATTAGCAAAATCATTGACACCAGAAACTTTAGGTTCTCTAATTTCTATGTACGAACATAAAATTTTCGTACAAGGAATTATCTGGAATATATTTAGTTATGATCAATGGGGTGTTGAATTAGGAAAGCAATTGGCGAATTCAATTTTAAATGAAATTAATAATTCTGCAATAAAAAGTCATGATTCTTCAACAAACTTTTTATTAAATTATTATCAAAAAAATCGTTAA
- the rnc gene encoding ribonuclease III has product MRIIKKIFQTSRSHSAEDGIFFDKLTTILGFKPNNLEHYRKAFTHRSMNKTDEGGHAINYERLEFLGDAMLGSVIAAHLFSKVPTGDEGYLTKMRSKIVSREHLNELGKDFKLIEFVESKVSVQHFGENIHGNIFEAFIGAIYLDKGYSFCEKFIHKKIIKPYVDIDRLEGKVISYKSLLIEWCQKEKKQFQYEIYDDNGTGNLKHFGVKLHIDNKIVAKARATSKKKAEEIASKRAYFVFQSQIDTK; this is encoded by the coding sequence ATGAGAATTATCAAAAAAATATTTCAAACTTCCCGTTCTCATTCTGCTGAGGACGGGATTTTTTTTGACAAACTCACTACAATTTTGGGATTCAAACCCAACAACTTAGAACATTATCGCAAGGCATTCACACATCGTTCTATGAATAAAACCGACGAAGGTGGTCATGCAATAAACTATGAACGATTAGAGTTTTTGGGTGATGCGATGTTAGGTTCTGTAATAGCTGCGCATTTATTTAGTAAAGTACCAACAGGAGATGAAGGTTACTTAACTAAAATGCGTTCTAAAATTGTTTCACGAGAACATTTAAATGAACTTGGTAAAGACTTTAAACTTATAGAATTTGTAGAAAGCAAGGTGTCTGTTCAGCATTTTGGGGAAAATATTCATGGCAATATTTTTGAAGCTTTTATTGGTGCGATTTATTTAGACAAAGGCTATTCCTTCTGCGAAAAATTTATTCATAAAAAAATCATTAAACCTTATGTAGATATTGATCGCCTAGAAGGAAAGGTAATCAGTTATAAAAGCTTACTTATTGAGTGGTGCCAAAAAGAAAAAAAACAATTTCAGTACGAAATATATGATGACAATGGCACTGGGAATTTAAAGCATTTTGGAGTTAAGCTACACATTGACAATAAAATAGTTGCAAAAGCTCGAGCAACTTCCAAAAAGAAAGCCGAAGAAATTGCCTCAAAAAGAGCCTATTTTGTTTTTCAATCTCAAATTGACACAAAATAA